The following coding sequences are from one Salvia hispanica cultivar TCC Black 2014 chromosome 3, UniMelb_Shisp_WGS_1.0, whole genome shotgun sequence window:
- the LOC125210379 gene encoding uncharacterized protein LOC125210379, protein MKISLKLDENHHDRHHQSPPPPPSLLLRAKIPLTIFNLPFLSHFSTSTTHPSDLSLSLSTNFPSFPSLKLSHASATAAAPPLTLTLKSGTGLFGSPKNSPFLGSFSLRKSTASHPPPAIAAESINPDAVCDSSSFAFVPLETPAAVKELPPQKISRASILKGTQLAATTQMPLAKRLALSFRWRVNLAEDQLPILRINKIGIQRIDDAVRADEKSEKKCAFVSHLHCFGLYKTIELYEQLYK, encoded by the exons ATGAAGATTTCACTCAAGCTTGATGAAAACCACCACGACCGCCACCACcagtcgccgccgccgccgccgtcgctCCTCCTCCGTGCCAAAATTCCCTTAACAATCTTCAACCTCCCATTCCTTTCCCACTtctccacctccaccacccACCCCTCCgacctctccctctctctctccaccaATTTCCCCTCTTTCCCCTCTCTCAAACTCTCCCACGCCagcgccaccgccgccgccccaCCCCTCACTCTCACCCTCAAATCCGGCACGGGTCTCTTCGGCTCCCCCAAAAACTCTCCTTTC CTCGGATCTTTCTCTCTCCGGAAATCCACCGCCTCCCACCCTCCACCCGCCATCGCCGCCGAATCGATCAATCCGGACGCCGTGTGCGACTCCAGCTCCTTCGCGTTCGTGCCGCTGGAGACGCCCGCGGCAGTGAAGGAGCTCCCGCCGCAGAAAATTTCTAGGGCTTCGATTCTGAAGGGGACGCAGCTGGCGGCGACGACGCAGATGCCGCTGGCGAAGAGGCTGGCTCTGAGCTTCAGATGGCGGGTGAATTTGGCGGAGGATCAATTGCCGATTTTGAGAATCAACAAGATCGGAATTCAGAGAATTGACGATGCGGTTAGGGCTGATGAAaagagtgagaagaaatgtgcTTTTGTTTCTCATTTGCATTGTTTTGGATTGTATAAGACGATCGAGCTTTATGAGCAACTTTACAAATGA